In one window of Candidatus Scalindua sp. DNA:
- a CDS encoding beta-ketoacyl-[acyl-carrier-protein] synthase family protein gives MSTRLVITGISILSPLGLNKDDFWNNLTNGVSGIKDITLFDVSRYKSKKAGEISEFDAREFLGKKGIRHIDRTSLLASSAAKLVMDDAEITHEIYREEDLGIVIGSTYGSIDSISSFDLEALKEGPSFVNPMEFPNTVLNAPASRASIFCKATGLNSTISTGVTSGLDAIIYASDFLRLNRVKAVLAGGVYGLAPDIFWGAYRSGILSGSRGESVEISAPFDKRRNGFIIGESAALLVIERLEDAQQRDAKIYAEIKGYGNTFNPKKIDHEVLNTEEGVRCISLAMREAELNIDDISYISACANSSKTGDMMETRVIKDYFGNIAAKVPISAIKSMTGECLDASGAMQCVAAIMAINTSVIPPTINYQEKDDTCDLDYVPNKKRASEVNNVLINAFSDTGNISSIIISKYSN, from the coding sequence ATGAGTACACGCTTGGTAATAACAGGAATCAGCATTTTATCTCCGCTGGGACTGAACAAAGACGATTTCTGGAATAATTTAACAAACGGCGTTTCCGGTATAAAGGATATCACCCTCTTTGATGTTTCCCGGTATAAAAGCAAAAAGGCAGGTGAGATATCAGAATTTGACGCAAGGGAATTTCTCGGCAAAAAAGGAATCAGGCATATTGACAGAACTTCTCTTCTGGCCTCTTCCGCTGCAAAATTGGTCATGGACGATGCCGAGATCACCCATGAAATCTATCGAGAAGAAGATTTAGGGATAGTAATAGGTTCAACGTACGGCAGCATCGATAGTATCAGTTCATTTGATCTGGAAGCACTCAAAGAGGGGCCGAGTTTTGTAAATCCCATGGAATTCCCCAATACTGTATTAAATGCCCCTGCAAGCCGGGCTTCAATATTTTGTAAGGCAACAGGTCTTAACTCCACAATATCAACTGGCGTCACAAGCGGACTGGACGCAATAATTTACGCTTCAGATTTCCTGCGGCTGAATCGAGTAAAAGCAGTATTAGCCGGCGGCGTATACGGGTTAGCCCCGGACATTTTCTGGGGTGCGTACAGATCAGGCATACTCTCTGGCAGCAGGGGAGAATCCGTGGAAATCTCTGCACCATTCGATAAGAGGAGGAACGGATTTATCATAGGGGAATCTGCAGCACTGCTTGTTATTGAAAGGCTGGAAGACGCACAACAAAGAGATGCAAAAATTTACGCTGAAATAAAGGGGTACGGAAACACCTTTAATCCGAAGAAAATAGACCATGAAGTACTTAATACCGAGGAAGGCGTAAGGTGTATTTCTTTGGCAATGAGAGAAGCAGAGCTCAATATTGACGATATTTCCTATATTTCTGCATGTGCAAACTCAAGTAAAACCGGAGACATGATGGAAACCAGGGTTATTAAGGATTACTTTGGAAATATCGCAGCAAAAGTTCCAATAAGTGCCATAAAATCTATGACTGGTGAATGCCTCGATGCATCTGGCGCTATGCAGTGTGTTGCAGCTATCATGGCAATCAACACTAGCGTTATCCCGCCCACGATAAATTATCAGGAAAAAGATGACACGTGCGACCTGGATTATGTCCCGAACAAAAAGAGAGCATCGGAGGTAAACAATGTTCTTATCAACGCTTTTTCTGATACCGGCAACATTTCATCTATCATCATCTCAAAATATTCAAATTAG
- a CDS encoding B12-binding domain-containing radical SAM protein: MRKMMLINPHPPGRHGEESISVIVQMPLNLAYIAALTPGDWEFDLIDENMELAIDENGKITFEPVDLVCITSVTYQVARAYKIAEACRNRGMTVIMGGIHVSVMPNESAQYVDAIFTGEAEALWPQVIKDFENGELKKIYNGGLPALSEMKHVFPDREFLKKKYDYKFSSIVTTKGCPNYCDFCSVPTFQGKKYRERPYEDVLDEMEATDYKGLMFAEDNFYGHSKNSANRAKALWRGMIDRGIKKDWLGFTALNISQDAEALDLMAKSGNFGFLCGIESTNEAVLEKMNKKVNLRLGTDSYYDCIQKVHDHGLIVWGSIVLGADGDNKDSFKTMTEFVLENNIDVLTFGINCPFPQTALYHRLDAEKRIFRKNYPEDWKYYDTAHVVHRFVDMTLEDFIDGMQYMYDNLYAGDNLRHRFRKSAKTIGSTMHGKRNAMFGFRVGSDWQQVFEQVLDNLHKLYDSGDYYQDWYKSSAVTVPSEKEVSVS; this comes from the coding sequence ATGAGAAAAATGATGCTCATCAATCCACACCCACCAGGAAGACATGGTGAAGAAAGTATCTCTGTTATCGTACAAATGCCTTTAAACCTTGCTTATATCGCAGCTTTGACTCCCGGAGATTGGGAATTTGACTTAATCGATGAAAATATGGAGCTGGCAATCGATGAAAACGGAAAAATAACGTTTGAGCCCGTTGATCTGGTATGTATCACCTCTGTCACCTACCAGGTGGCAAGGGCATACAAAATTGCGGAAGCCTGTAGAAACCGAGGTATGACCGTAATCATGGGAGGAATTCATGTATCCGTTATGCCAAATGAATCGGCTCAATATGTTGATGCCATATTTACCGGTGAGGCTGAAGCTCTCTGGCCGCAGGTAATTAAAGATTTTGAAAACGGTGAACTCAAAAAAATCTACAATGGAGGGCTGCCGGCCTTATCAGAAATGAAACACGTATTCCCCGACAGGGAATTTTTGAAGAAAAAATATGATTATAAGTTTTCTTCTATTGTGACAACCAAGGGATGTCCGAATTACTGTGATTTTTGCAGCGTACCCACCTTCCAGGGGAAAAAATACCGTGAAAGACCATATGAAGATGTCTTAGATGAGATGGAAGCCACTGATTACAAGGGATTGATGTTTGCCGAGGACAATTTTTATGGCCACAGTAAGAACTCCGCAAACAGGGCAAAGGCCCTCTGGCGTGGTATGATTGACAGGGGCATAAAAAAGGATTGGCTTGGGTTTACCGCTCTTAATATTTCACAGGACGCAGAGGCTCTGGATCTAATGGCCAAGAGCGGTAATTTTGGATTTCTCTGCGGAATAGAATCGACGAACGAGGCAGTTCTTGAGAAGATGAATAAAAAGGTCAATCTCAGACTGGGAACTGACAGTTATTACGATTGCATTCAAAAGGTTCATGATCACGGTCTCATAGTCTGGGGCTCTATCGTCTTGGGAGCAGATGGAGACAATAAAGATTCATTCAAAACGATGACAGAATTTGTCCTCGAAAACAATATTGATGTCCTTACTTTTGGTATTAATTGTCCATTCCCGCAAACCGCCCTTTATCATAGACTCGACGCGGAAAAAAGGATTTTCCGCAAAAATTATCCTGAAGACTGGAAATATTATGACACTGCACATGTTGTACACAGATTCGTTGATATGACGCTGGAAGACTTTATTGATGGCATGCAGTACATGTACGATAATCTTTATGCCGGTGATAATCTGAGGCACCGTTTTAGGAAATCCGCAAAAACCATTGGCAGCACAATGCACGGGAAACGAAATGCCATGTTTGGCTTTCGAGTAGGGTCTGATTGGCAGCAGGTATTTGAGCAGGTTTTAGATAATCTCCATAAGCTTTATGATTCAGGAGATTATTACCAGGATTGGTATAAGAGCAGTGCAGTAACTGTGCCCTCAGAAAAAGAAGTTTCGGTAAGTTAA
- the fabZ gene encoding 3-hydroxyacyl-ACP dehydratase FabZ, whose translation MEGIFKAERRLTMLSFEEVRELVPQKFPFLFIDRVIEFQKESRIVCLKNVTGNEAFFAGHFPDFAIMPGVLIIEALAQASIILFQKSFNTDTVKDKVFLLASANVRFSKPVFPGDQLILEINSEKIVSSAAIVKGVAKVGEKIVTKATLSFGVADKNTILL comes from the coding sequence GTGGAGGGTATTTTTAAAGCTGAAAGGCGCCTGACAATGTTGAGCTTTGAGGAAGTGAGGGAGTTAGTTCCTCAAAAATTTCCGTTCCTGTTTATCGATAGGGTTATTGAATTCCAAAAAGAGAGCAGAATTGTCTGTTTGAAAAACGTTACGGGCAATGAAGCGTTTTTTGCCGGACACTTTCCTGATTTTGCCATCATGCCGGGAGTTTTGATCATAGAGGCCCTGGCACAAGCATCAATAATTCTCTTCCAGAAGAGCTTTAATACGGATACAGTGAAAGACAAGGTGTTTCTTTTGGCTTCAGCCAATGTTCGTTTTTCAAAACCTGTATTCCCTGGAGATCAGCTGATATTAGAAATAAACAGCGAAAAAATTGTTTCCAGCGCTGCAATAGTTAAGGGTGTAGCTAAAGTGGGAGAAAAGATAGTTACAAAAGCAACATTGAGTTTTGGAGTCGCAGATAAAAATACTATACTGCTTTAA
- the proC gene encoding pyrroline-5-carboxylate reductase codes for MRKERIGFIGCGKMAEALIKGILHADLSDHDRIMASDIDLDRCRLLEKSTGIKTLRENRKIVTGTDILFLAVKPNVMGNILEELNDVITPRHLVISIAAGIPISFIESNLNTECRIIRIMPNTPCLVGETAAGYSLGTHAIQDDRMFVHEVLNAVGKGYLVEEHLLDAVTGLSGSGPAFIYIVIEALSDGGVKMGLPRATATTLAAQTVLGAAKMVLESGIHAAELKDFVTSPGGTTIEGVHKLEKNSIRNAFMDAVEAATRKSKKLGRNFSKQSRKNA; via the coding sequence ATGCGTAAAGAGAGAATCGGTTTTATTGGTTGCGGAAAGATGGCAGAGGCATTGATAAAGGGTATCCTGCATGCTGATCTTTCTGACCACGACAGGATCATGGCCAGCGATATAGACCTTGATCGATGCCGGTTACTGGAAAAATCAACAGGAATAAAAACTCTCCGGGAAAACAGAAAAATTGTAACCGGCACAGATATTCTTTTTCTGGCTGTTAAACCCAACGTAATGGGAAACATCCTTGAAGAATTGAATGATGTGATCACCCCGAGACATCTTGTTATCTCTATCGCAGCCGGAATCCCTATAAGTTTCATAGAATCAAATTTAAACACAGAGTGCCGGATTATCCGGATAATGCCGAACACACCCTGTCTCGTAGGTGAAACTGCTGCCGGTTACTCTTTAGGAACGCATGCAATACAAGATGACAGAATGTTCGTACATGAAGTCCTTAATGCTGTCGGCAAAGGTTACCTGGTGGAAGAGCACCTTCTTGATGCCGTTACCGGTCTGAGTGGAAGCGGACCTGCTTTTATCTATATAGTTATTGAAGCGCTGTCAGACGGAGGAGTAAAGATGGGGCTGCCAAGGGCTACGGCAACAACTCTTGCAGCGCAAACAGTTCTTGGCGCAGCAAAGATGGTCCTCGAATCAGGAATACATGCCGCTGAACTCAAGGACTTTGTCACCTCTCCTGGAGGAACAACAATAGAGGGTGTTCATAAATTAGAAAAAAATAGCATCAGAAATGCATTTATGGATGCAGTCGAGGCAGCAACGAGAAAATCAAAAAAATTGGGCAGGAACTTTTCGAAACAGAGCAGAAAGAATGCATAG
- a CDS encoding DUF1566 domain-containing protein — protein sequence MKLQSVFHTSRKQTAVLLFIFFLITLLVSLRCSLAPAEEKGEQQVKLRSTCGNFADDSMVKKYNFYDKFDNKDGDFANDYELKIIGGDSVVIDHATGLMWHQSGSNQCLSWENSKKWVSNLDIQGYAGYTDWRLPTMEEAASLLESKQMNGDLFIDPVFDRKQIWVWTGDSYISGGAWLVHYGCGCVFWRRIGSRYVRPVRTLK from the coding sequence ATGAAACTTCAATCCGTTTTTCACACGTCCAGAAAACAAACAGCTGTACTTCTGTTTATCTTTTTTCTTATCACACTGCTTGTCTCTTTACGTTGCAGTCTGGCACCAGCAGAAGAAAAAGGGGAACAGCAGGTAAAACTACGCTCTACCTGTGGAAATTTTGCTGATGATTCGATGGTAAAGAAATACAATTTCTATGATAAATTTGATAATAAAGATGGTGATTTTGCTAATGATTATGAACTAAAGATTATTGGTGGAGATAGCGTTGTTATCGACCATGCCACTGGTCTAATGTGGCACCAGTCAGGTTCTAACCAGTGTCTCAGTTGGGAAAATTCAAAGAAATGGGTAAGCAATCTAGATATTCAAGGTTATGCTGGATATACTGATTGGAGATTACCTACCATGGAAGAAGCTGCATCTTTGCTGGAATCAAAACAGATGAATGGCGACCTGTTTATCGACCCTGTTTTTGACAGGAAACAAATATGGGTCTGGACTGGTGACAGTTATATATCTGGCGGTGCCTGGCTTGTACACTACGGCTGTGGCTGCGTATTCTGGAGACGTATAGGTTCACGTTACGTTCGCCCGGTACGCACTCTCAAGTAA
- a CDS encoding phosphopantetheine-binding protein, giving the protein MADDTIEKEVTAIVAEVTELEESEIWEKRDADFFKDLEIDSLLALEILALIEKKFKIQIPEEKLVDITSLNATIKMTKSTIEGN; this is encoded by the coding sequence TTGGCTGATGATACTATAGAAAAAGAGGTTACGGCGATTGTAGCGGAAGTAACCGAACTAGAAGAGAGTGAAATATGGGAAAAAAGAGATGCTGATTTTTTCAAGGATCTGGAAATAGATTCTCTTTTAGCACTGGAAATTTTAGCCCTTATTGAGAAAAAATTCAAAATTCAGATTCCAGAAGAAAAGCTGGTAGATATAACTTCCCTGAATGCTACAATTAAGATGACAAAATCAACAATTGAGGGAAACTGA
- a CDS encoding NAD(P)/FAD-dependent oxidoreductase, whose amino-acid sequence MLFRSISKITTGTIPMNLKEPKYDVIILGAGIGGLICGAFLAKNGKKTLLIEQHYLPGGYCTSFKRKGFTFDAAVHHIGGCGTWSIVGRCLKELGIDIRFVQLDPMDSLNFPTFSVDVPADLDDYVKVLQNNFVSESNNISAFFKEFVGLYRSTVRTKESQILAKYKDLTYKEMLDIFFTDERLKMVLSAQWGYIGSPPHEASAIGMCQMLVNYLKDGAFYPLGSTQNFADAITQKFIDYGGRIMLSSKVEKILTKDMLVKGVITDRGEKYHADQFVSNIDPGQTFFTLLDNQEIDAAYLQKIRTMKESTSFFLLYLGLGNKIDLKDLKRGFYHTSGGTSCSESEWFYISVPTKVDANLAPDGKQIITVVVSLSEHFDEIGNFDAFKEKMTKHTMNFLETLVPDIRNHVDVIETGTPRTLKRYTLNSKGAAYGWAVTVDQTWSNRLPHTTPFKNLFLAGHWTNPGPGICAVVSSGWGVANMILNN is encoded by the coding sequence GTGTTATTTCGTTCGATAAGTAAAATCACAACTGGTACAATTCCCATGAATCTGAAAGAGCCAAAATACGATGTAATCATTCTCGGAGCAGGAATTGGAGGTTTAATCTGCGGGGCATTCCTGGCAAAAAACGGAAAAAAAACACTGTTAATTGAACAACATTACCTGCCGGGGGGCTATTGCACCTCTTTTAAAAGAAAAGGTTTTACTTTTGATGCCGCAGTTCACCACATTGGCGGATGCGGAACATGGAGCATCGTTGGCAGATGTCTCAAGGAACTTGGAATAGACATCAGGTTTGTACAGCTGGATCCGATGGATAGTTTAAACTTCCCGACCTTTTCGGTAGATGTACCAGCGGATCTTGATGATTACGTAAAAGTACTCCAAAATAATTTTGTCTCTGAAAGCAACAATATTTCAGCGTTCTTCAAGGAATTTGTAGGATTATACCGGTCAACGGTTCGCACAAAGGAGAGCCAAATATTGGCAAAGTACAAAGACCTGACTTATAAGGAAATGCTGGATATTTTTTTTACTGATGAACGTCTTAAAATGGTGCTGTCCGCTCAATGGGGTTATATCGGTTCTCCACCTCATGAAGCTTCTGCTATTGGTATGTGCCAGATGTTGGTTAATTATCTCAAAGATGGTGCTTTTTATCCACTGGGGAGCACCCAGAATTTTGCGGACGCAATTACTCAAAAATTTATTGACTATGGTGGCCGTATTATGTTATCTTCTAAGGTCGAGAAGATCTTGACGAAAGATATGCTTGTAAAAGGAGTTATAACGGACAGAGGGGAAAAATACCACGCTGATCAGTTCGTTTCAAATATAGATCCTGGACAGACTTTTTTTACATTACTCGATAATCAAGAGATTGACGCGGCGTACCTTCAAAAAATAAGAACCATGAAGGAAAGCACATCGTTCTTTCTGTTATATCTGGGCCTTGGCAATAAAATTGATTTAAAAGATTTAAAGAGAGGCTTCTATCATACATCGGGAGGCACGAGTTGTTCTGAGAGTGAGTGGTTCTATATATCTGTACCAACCAAAGTGGATGCAAACCTTGCACCTGACGGCAAGCAGATAATTACCGTTGTGGTGTCCCTAAGTGAGCATTTTGATGAAATAGGAAATTTTGATGCTTTTAAGGAAAAGATGACAAAACACACGATGAATTTTCTTGAAACTCTTGTTCCAGATATCCGGAACCACGTTGATGTAATTGAGACCGGTACACCCAGGACTTTAAAACGCTACACCCTTAATTCAAAGGGTGCGGCATATGGTTGGGCAGTCACCGTTGACCAAACCTGGTCGAACAGGCTTCCGCACACTACACCTTTCAAGAATCTTTTTCTAGCAGGGCACTGGACAAATCCTGGTCCAGGGATCTGTGCCGTTGTCTCCTCAGGCTGGGGGGTGGCTAATATGATTTTAAATAATTAG
- a CDS encoding carbon-nitrogen hydrolase family protein: MNKQKNRFTIAAVQFCATEDKKENLTLLNQFIQSAIKKNADIVVLPEVSNCCGRKEVMVENAEQIPGYTTDFFSDIAKKSGISIVCGSIFEKAEKNKVFNTSVIVGSDGEILAKYRKIHLFDVDISGGIRYKESGHVTAGDEIVSVNLGNFDAGLVICYDLRFCEIFRVLALRGAKIIFLPAAFTLATGKYHWEPLIKARAIENQVFIVAANQIGTSQNNITCYGKSMIVDPWGRVLAEAEDDENIICAEIDLAVLDTVRAEIPTFNHRRIDLY; the protein is encoded by the coding sequence ATGAATAAACAAAAGAACAGGTTTACTATTGCTGCAGTTCAATTTTGTGCAACTGAAGATAAAAAAGAGAATCTAACATTACTCAACCAGTTTATCCAGAGCGCCATTAAAAAAAATGCTGATATTGTAGTTTTGCCGGAAGTTTCTAACTGTTGTGGGAGAAAGGAAGTTATGGTAGAAAATGCCGAGCAGATACCCGGTTACACGACAGATTTTTTTTCTGACATAGCTAAAAAAAGTGGGATCTCTATTGTGTGTGGAAGCATATTTGAAAAGGCTGAAAAGAACAAGGTTTTTAACACTTCGGTAATAGTTGGCAGCGATGGAGAAATTCTGGCTAAATATAGAAAGATCCATCTTTTTGATGTTGATATTTCAGGCGGGATACGATATAAAGAATCCGGCCATGTTACCGCAGGAGACGAGATTGTTTCCGTAAACCTGGGTAATTTTGATGCCGGTCTGGTTATCTGTTACGACCTGCGTTTCTGTGAGATCTTTCGAGTTCTCGCATTGAGGGGAGCTAAGATAATCTTTCTTCCTGCAGCGTTTACTTTAGCTACGGGAAAATACCATTGGGAACCGTTGATTAAGGCCCGCGCTATTGAAAATCAGGTATTTATCGTTGCTGCAAATCAGATAGGAACAAGCCAGAACAATATTACCTGTTATGGTAAAAGCATGATAGTTGATCCGTGGGGCAGGGTGCTGGCAGAGGCTGAAGATGATGAGAATATTATCTGTGCAGAGATAGATCTTGCTGTGTTGGATACTGTGAGGGCTGAAATCCCGACGTTTAATCATCGGCGCATTGATTTATATTGA
- the holA gene encoding DNA polymerase III subunit delta, with amino-acid sequence MKFTEFISKSNKYNQLAFYILSGSECFLKRKVLSEIKKSFFGNGGEEQGLIVFHGKEPQKKKSGEHLDGFSPGNRVDTGTSYCDIFEEIGTVSMFGRGKLIIVENADNFLNANQQKLLELMESSFNSHCLVLNVESLDKRKKIVKVLSDNRGIHIECHKLYDSPSPWERGRPEYDSELTKWIVLHAKEYKKVMNQKTAYSLVKKTGSELAIIDKQLEILSLYMGDRELITEEDIQNVLGVGQREKIYHLLDAVGKKDFVSAMKAVNLMFDTGMENERKHVIFDDKVIAIAMISALHKRMKELWKTLRVLDKGGGENDVLEKTSQKRAFVSKIMKQARNFIEEEMPDKWKCMLEADLLCKTSKLAPPVIIEQLMVKLCR; translated from the coding sequence ATGAAATTTACTGAATTCATCAGCAAATCTAATAAATATAACCAGTTGGCATTCTACATACTAAGTGGATCTGAATGCTTTCTCAAGCGGAAGGTTCTCTCAGAAATAAAAAAAAGTTTCTTCGGTAATGGAGGTGAAGAGCAAGGATTAATCGTGTTTCACGGTAAAGAGCCTCAGAAAAAGAAAAGTGGTGAGCATCTTGATGGTTTTTCCCCGGGAAATAGAGTCGATACTGGTACGTCATATTGTGATATCTTTGAGGAGATTGGAACCGTTTCCATGTTTGGCAGAGGTAAACTGATTATTGTGGAAAATGCCGATAATTTTTTGAATGCAAATCAGCAGAAGCTTTTGGAATTAATGGAAAGTTCATTTAATTCTCATTGCTTAGTTTTGAATGTTGAGTCTCTAGATAAGAGGAAAAAAATCGTAAAGGTTTTAAGTGATAATCGAGGTATTCATATCGAGTGTCATAAACTTTATGATAGTCCCTCACCATGGGAAAGGGGTAGGCCTGAGTATGACAGCGAGTTGACAAAGTGGATTGTTTTACATGCCAAAGAGTATAAAAAGGTTATGAATCAAAAAACCGCATACTCTCTCGTGAAAAAGACAGGAAGTGAATTGGCTATTATTGATAAGCAATTAGAGATCTTGTCGCTTTATATGGGCGACAGAGAGCTGATAACCGAAGAAGATATTCAGAATGTATTAGGGGTTGGGCAGAGGGAAAAGATCTATCATCTGCTTGATGCGGTTGGTAAAAAAGATTTTGTCTCTGCCATGAAGGCGGTAAACCTGATGTTTGATACTGGTATGGAAAACGAGCGGAAGCATGTCATATTTGATGATAAGGTGATCGCCATAGCGATGATAAGTGCATTGCATAAAAGGATGAAAGAGTTATGGAAGACGCTGAGAGTTCTGGATAAAGGAGGTGGAGAGAACGATGTCCTGGAAAAAACATCTCAAAAAAGGGCGTTTGTTAGTAAGATAATGAAACAAGCGAGAAATTTTATTGAAGAAGAGATGCCTGATAAATGGAAATGTATGCTTGAGGCAGATTTGTTGTGTAAAACAAGTAAACTGGCACCACCTGTTATAATAGAACAGTTAATGGTAAAATTGTGTAGGTGA
- a CDS encoding beta-ketoacyl-[acyl-carrier-protein] synthase family protein yields MNKRIVITGVGAISPIGCGKDVFWNALIAGKSGVSEVKSFDTSLFKVHRGCEVKDFTYEDYVSNGSNRKIGKGSQFAIAATKLALDDSRLQIKDIAPENIGVSIGTTAGEIQILERVNLLRHENGDDSVDPYLFLSHPCINIPSNVSIEFGFKGPTTIIPTACAAGNYAIGYACDLIRLGRADIMLAGGSDPFSKVAYVGFGRLNAIAPKICQPFDKNRKGMLIGEGAGMLVLESLEDALARNANIYAEILGYGLSCDSYHITIPHPDGNGVVSAMEKALKDANIKPEDVQYISAHGTGTLANDKAETISIKKVFGEHAKRLAISSIKSMLGHTMGAASAIEAIACALAIKGDVVPPTINYETMDPECDLDFVPNVKREMEITIALNNAYAFGGNNSCLVLKKYSG; encoded by the coding sequence ATGAACAAAAGAATTGTAATAACTGGTGTGGGAGCAATTTCCCCTATAGGATGTGGCAAAGACGTATTTTGGAATGCTTTAATTGCTGGGAAATCCGGAGTGTCTGAAGTGAAGTCCTTCGATACCTCCCTTTTCAAGGTTCACAGAGGCTGTGAAGTCAAAGACTTCACGTATGAAGATTATGTTAGCAATGGTTCAAACCGCAAAATTGGCAAAGGGTCACAATTCGCGATCGCTGCTACCAAGCTTGCTTTAGATGACTCCAGGTTACAGATAAAGGACATTGCACCTGAAAACATAGGTGTCTCTATCGGCACAACCGCAGGGGAAATCCAGATCCTTGAAAGGGTAAATCTTTTACGGCATGAAAACGGAGATGATAGCGTAGATCCATATCTTTTCTTGAGCCACCCCTGCATCAATATACCTTCTAACGTATCTATCGAATTTGGTTTCAAGGGGCCAACTACTATTATTCCGACAGCCTGTGCGGCAGGGAATTATGCTATAGGTTATGCCTGTGACTTAATAAGATTAGGCAGAGCAGACATAATGTTAGCCGGTGGTTCTGACCCTTTTTCAAAAGTCGCGTATGTTGGATTTGGCAGGCTTAATGCTATTGCACCGAAAATCTGCCAGCCTTTTGATAAAAACAGGAAGGGTATGCTGATTGGCGAAGGTGCTGGAATGCTTGTGCTGGAGTCCCTGGAAGATGCACTGGCCAGAAACGCAAATATCTACGCAGAAATTCTAGGTTACGGTTTAAGTTGTGACAGTTATCACATCACCATCCCCCACCCGGATGGGAACGGTGTTGTCTCAGCGATGGAAAAAGCATTAAAAGATGCAAATATAAAACCTGAAGATGTTCAATACATAAGTGCGCATGGAACGGGAACTTTGGCAAATGACAAAGCTGAAACAATATCGATTAAAAAGGTTTTTGGAGAACATGCAAAGCGGCTGGCGATAAGTTCTATTAAATCGATGTTAGGTCATACTATGGGAGCGGCAAGTGCTATAGAGGCCATTGCATGTGCCCTGGCTATCAAAGGAGATGTGGTTCCGCCTACGATAAACTATGAAACCATGGACCCTGAATGTGATCTGGATTTCGTTCCAAATGTTAAACGCGAAATGGAAATTACCATAGCGTTAAATAACGCATATGCCTTTGGTGGTAACAATAGTTGCCTCGTGTTAAAAAAGTATTCAGGGTAA
- a CDS encoding 1-acyl-sn-glycerol-3-phosphate acyltransferase: MSTVYLVMRAKYFRWIPLLYFKIFHRVKFYGYENIPDSGPVVIAPNHVSFYDPILVGIGIKRDLRYMAWERLFSIPVLKGIIRFFGAFPVNITKFDKAAYVNALKALSEGEALVIFPEGGRSADGKMKDCKLGFARIACKTKAPIIPVTIVGAYEAWPRQRKLPRPRQILVYYHNPVRMKMGEFADMKARNEFFTEVTNRVAGAISSKLPV; the protein is encoded by the coding sequence GTGTCAACCGTTTATTTGGTTATGAGGGCTAAATATTTTAGATGGATACCACTTCTTTATTTCAAAATATTTCACAGGGTGAAGTTTTACGGATATGAAAATATCCCCGATTCCGGACCGGTTGTCATTGCCCCGAACCATGTTAGTTTTTATGATCCGATACTGGTTGGTATCGGGATAAAAAGGGACTTAAGATACATGGCCTGGGAAAGACTTTTCTCTATTCCTGTTCTCAAGGGAATAATACGGTTTTTCGGTGCATTTCCCGTAAATATTACTAAATTTGATAAGGCTGCATATGTGAATGCCCTTAAGGCATTGAGTGAAGGGGAGGCACTGGTGATCTTTCCAGAGGGGGGAAGGAGTGCTGACGGAAAGATGAAAGACTGCAAACTCGGATTTGCCCGGATTGCCTGTAAAACAAAAGCCCCGATTATTCCTGTCACAATTGTCGGTGCTTATGAAGCGTGGCCAAGGCAGAGAAAACTACCTCGTCCAAGACAGATTCTTGTCTATTATCATAACCCTGTTCGCATGAAAATGGGTGAGTTTGCAGATATGAAAGCCAGGAATGAGTTTTTTACTGAAGTGACAAACAGGGTAGCGGGTGCAATCAGCAGCAAGCTGCCGGTATAA